The DNA region GTAGCCTTTTCGCCCTGAAATGGGACCCAAGAAGACGGTTTGGATTGGGCAGAAATtgaggggagaggggttCAGGCGTGCCACGTTGCTGAGGGTCTGTCCCAGAGACTCTGAAAATTTGCAGTGCTAGTAGGTGCTATTGGACAATTGAGTGAAGAATTGGACAAATggagaagggaaggggtggatgggtggtgatgcaggtttggttggttgttggtgttgaggttcttCTGTTGAGAAGACTCAACTAGGTAAGAAGAGGCAGAtatggatggaggggtggttgaagcATGTCAGTCAGGGTAAGGTAGGTTGGCTGTTTCTAACTGACATGAGCATGCTTGGAGTGTGGCTACTTGGCTGGGTTAGTCTCGAAGAGGTGGTCGTTTGGCAGCTGTTGTAGGGTTCATGACCAGGGCCGATGGAAAGCGAAGGTGGATGGCAACTCATGATAAGAGACTCGTAGCAGGATGCATCGTGGATGTTCCACAGGGGTTCTTAATATTGCGTTGTTTTAGGTATGGGTATGGCTTTTCAGAGGTACAGGTAAGGCTCTTTTAGGTACTCATAGCTGTGGTTCTTCGAAATGCAAAATGTATTATGTTTGTTCATGACCTAAAGCTGTGACATATTCCGGTAGTTGTTATCCGAAGTAAAAGAGAAATGTAGATAGCTAGTTTGTTATTTCATTATCTAGTGGATTAAGGGGTTGATTGTTTCTTAGGTaccgtcaccctccccatAGAATAATTGACACAGGAAGTAAGTTGACGCCATAATATACTGTGAACTATAGCTTAAAAGTAAATCAATAGATCTTtaaactatctttaaaggcctatgAACTATCCTTAAATCCCATAAATTGTTTTTAAAGGTCTATAGACTATTTTTAAACGCCTATGGACTATCCTTCAAAGCAATTAACCTGCTTTAGTGTCTTAATTATTTTGTGGTAAGGGTGACCCCCTAAGTGCAACTTGCTCTTGATATCTATAACTTCAAACACAGACGTCTACGTCCTGTAAAAAAGTCAGATCCGTGTTTAATGAGGTTTCAGACTTACTTCGAGAGGCTTACTTATATCAAAATTCCTAAATAACAATGGGAGTATGTGGGCGCACTCTAAATAGTCACGAATTCGAAAACGCTGGTCTGCAGGTAGCTTGGTGTAGAAGTGGTTGTTATCTACCGCCCTGGTAACGACACAACCATCCCGTATCATGCATTTCTCTCTGAGGACTGATTGTTGATTTCGAGATGACGGGTCGATATTGATCATGGCTGTGTCGATGTCGTCTTCGAATTCTTCTGCTAGCCCTGGAGAGATAGTTAGGCTTTGAAGCCCAACGTTTCGAGCAGGTTTCAGAAGGGCGTCGACTAAGAAATTTCTCAGCTGCCTGAGTTTTCGTGCATTGGCAGAattctcctcaatctcccgTATTAGCGTGATTCGCCCGGCAACCGGCAAGTGTGTGATGAATGCCTCAAGGACACGTTTGGTATCATCCTGTCGTGAAATTTGCACATATCTGCTGAGTGCCTGATTACACCTGTCGTACAGCCCCAATGCCTTCACCAGGTCCTCAAACGCCGCTGATAAATATGTGCTGAATGCTGTTGAGACAATTGTCTCTTCGTCGACGTTTGGGTGCTGGGGGATGGCGCGCTCCATTTTAAAACTAAATAAAAATCGAGTAACAAAACCGGTAATAGATGCTCACAAAAAAACTAAATAGTGAATACCTAGGACACGGATTACTGTAAAAACATTTGCcgggggaagaaaaaaagttcTAAACAGATGGGTCACACCCTAGAGGGCTTGAGCTTGATTAACTGAGAGGCAGTGGCTTGAAGTAGCGTAATTACCTAttggagaaagaaaggacTGCGAAGGATGCTAGAGCAAAGGAGTTCAACTGGTGGGCACAGTCGCAGATGCCATCTCAACTGCGAAGAGTGCCTTCAGTCTGGCGCTTCAGGGCCTACCCCAAGCTTCTGTGCTGTGGGCTGCCACTTGTATCGCCTTGGAGGTATGTTCACCCAGAAGCATTGACATGTCATCTGCTGACCTTATCAGATGCTATTCAACCCTATTAAGAGCACCAGATCCAGTCGCTAAGGGATAAACCGCATCATAACGATGATGGATTGGTACCGGGGACTGACTCACCCTCTGTTCAAGGACAGCCCAAGTGATGGGGGGAGCTCTCACAAATGAGACGACAACTTGGCATCCAAATTGTTGAACTCTATGAAGCTCTACTGTCTTATCAGATCACATTCGTCTGTTCCTGTTACCGTCATCGGGGTCTTGCCTTCTTAGGAGATATTCTCGaacttgatgatggggagcaCAAGCTGAAACTCGTGGTCGATGCCGAAAAAGACATATACAAGTCGTCCAGGAAATATACAGCCCTGCAAATGTCGCTGCGGCTTGAACAACCAGTCGTGAATCGAGTAACGGACGAAGAAAACCAATGCCTGAGAAATCTTCGGTCTACTGATCCTCGGGATGACAAAGATCGCATGGAGAAAACTAAAAGAGGACTTCTCATCGGATCCTATGCTTGGATTGTATGTAACCAACAGTTTCAGCAATAGCGGACTCACCCAGGCAGGCGAGTCCTCTGGATCAAAGGCAATCCGGGGAAAGGGAAGACCATGATTCTCTGCGGAATGATCAATGAGCTCTCACGACTGAATACTGGAAATGGTAAAGGCACCTGCCTGGCGTATTTTCTATGCCAAGCAACATATTCTTGCATCAGCGGCGCGACTTCAGTCTTACGGGGCTTGATCTATCTATTGATCGAACAGAATCCCTCGCTCATCTCTTGTACTCGAGAGAAGTACGACCGTGCTGGGAAAGATATGTTTGAAGACGTCAATGCTTGGTCTGTCTTTCCATTCCCTACTTCCTCCTGGAATCCTCAGTATGTAGAGTTACGCTCTGTCAAATAAACGAAGAAGGCGGGTGTTTCAATGTGGGCCTGGATCGTCTGTGTCTTGTTTTAGAGTTCCTACCGGCTACAGACTCGAACCGTGGGGTTAATTACCGGCTTTGTGAGGATGGGTATAATGCGTCGCAGGATGGCAGGTAGGTTATCAAAGATGAAGAGAGATTGCTGTGGCTGCCAGCGGACTATCGTCCTGATCATGCTTTCAGTTGGAAGGGGGTGGCACATACTCTGGTCATTTCCATGAAACGGAAGGGAGTCATGGTCATGGAGTTTGCCTCGGGTGTAGATGTGCGCCGTGGGCATTATTAAGCCTCTAAAATAGTTAACAGACCTTGGGATATACCATAGGCCTTTACTTGTAATCGCGTTGTTTTAAAAGATAGTCTAAAGGCCTTCATAAGGGTGTGCTAACTATCTTTATAAGCCTTGATATTATATTTCAGTCTCTACTTTTTCATCCACAGCGTACTTGACATTGAAGTTCAATCCAGTTGGTATTGTGGGTGGTCAACACAAATAGGTATCAATTCAAGAACACTCAACATAAGAGATCTAACTACCCATGATACAACCCAACGAAATGCTCAACTTGAACTACCAAAAAACAGAAAGGTATCATTCCTCCATTCTCAATCTTATTACATACCCCCTAAAGAACAGATATCCtctccaaaacaaaacaaaagtcTTCCACGTGTGTGCGTGTGCGTGTTGTATGCGCAAGTCCATTCTTTTTGGTGCCCCACTTTTCCCAATCCCATATGCCCCATAATAAAAAGCAAAAATGCATCCACACCAAGAAAGAAGAGTGACAAACGCTCGCCGGCTATTTAAAACAAAGAGAAACCAAAAAACGACAGTCCAAAATATCAGTAAACACTCCCCTGTATACTCTTATCCTCCATCTCAGCTCTCATCAATGCCTCATCCGCCTTCTCCGTTAACGTCCTCGCCAACTCCAACCCATCAGCGTTGCTCCcactctcatcctcatcctcatctggAGTCTCATGCTCCCCATCTGCCTCGTGCTCTCCATCACTGCTATGCCCAGCATCACTGTGGCAGTCTCCCAACCTGTTAGCCCTCATACCCCTTCCCATCCGGCTGTTATCTCTCTTGCTGCCAGGCCCAGTGAGAAAGACAGCACGATGAGAAGCAGGCTTGAGATAATCATGTGTATgtgagtggtggtgagtaTGTCTGTGGCGCTCGTCCTCTGACGAGTCAGCGTCATCCCCGCTGGCGACGCTGTTATGCCCGCTGTACGTCCCGCCAAAGTCCCTTCCGACATAAAGCTGCTGTACCGCGCCCCCATGGGCAGAAGTTTgatggttgctgctgctgttgctgttgttgttgctgagatGGGGCGGTAGGCTGGGGCTCTTGAGCTGGCCACGTAATCGGTCGTCGACAGAGATAAAAGACGGCGTACCGTCTGGACTAGAAACCACCTCATCTCGGGCCTTGCTGATGTCGATTTTGGGACCCGTGATAGAGATGTCAAAAGAGGGGTTAGGGCTGCCGTCTGCGCAAAGCGTGGTTGATGACTGAGACCAGAAAATCTTTTTGCCTGCCGGCCGTCGACTCACTAGTGTTGTGCTGTTGGCCGTGCCGTTGAATGAAGGGTTGGTGAGGCCGAAGGTCGAAGAGGTTgtcgtgttgttgttgctgttggtcgtcgaggaggtggaagaagcaGAGTTGTTCGTTTCAGCAGGGGGAGCAAGAGCGGCAGCTGCATCGAGGGGAGAGGCGGTGCCGTTCTTGACGGCTGTCACGTTGCTCCCGCtcgtgttgctgttgctgttgctacCGCTGCTGTTTTCACTTCCAGCCAGGCCGACAGCCTGGTTAGAGATGATATGATCGTTCTTGACCAAGTCAGCCAGCGTCTGGCGGATCTTGAAATTCTTGTCGTGGTTGCAGCCGTTGGGACAGCCTCCCCAGCGACGTCGAATCTCAACCACTGAGCCGGTGCGAGCAAGTTTCGAACTGTCCTTACTCTTTCCATTCTCCTTTCCGGtctccgccttctccttgtcctttGCCTCGGCTTCCTTTTCTCTGGCCACCGCTTCCAGCgcgttttgttttttgaGATCGGACCATGTCCGTAGCTTGTTTTCTAGGATGTATTTGCCCGTGTTCATGTCCTGCCTCATGGTGAGGAACTCGCAGTGGTTCACGTTGCGGAGATCCTCAAAGTACTCGACACTGAAATGGTACCACTTCATGAGGAAGACACGAGACATGAGACCATGAGTGACTGTTGTGGGTTATTATTAGCATCCCCATTTCTTTGGGAAATTGGCTCGTTCCtggacaaaagaaaagacatACCTAATACGCAGACACTGGGAAAGTCGTCATCCCCAAACTGTCTCCACAAACTCTCGTTGAAACCACTGACACGATCGTAGGCATCCGCCGCACTCTCGCCGTTTGGAATTCTGTAGAAAAAGTGACCATAGTCGGCACGCTCCTGCCACATCCTTTCCATCTCGGCGCTGCATGGCTGGAAGTTGCCAAAATCTTGCTCGCGCAGCCTTGGCTCCTCATAGACCTTGATCCTGTTCCTGTTGAAGTTGCTGTCTTCTGGCTGGTTGTCCGTCAAGGTGGCGAGGATGCCTTCTGTCGTCTCTCTTGTCCGTCTGTAGGGGCTGGTGAAGAACTGAAGAGTGTCGTCGGGCCGCAGCAGGCCCTTGAGTCTCCGGCCGGCTTCGTAGGCTTGTTGCCATCCTTCTTGCGTGAGCTTGACTCTGTGATCGGGAATGGTCTGGTGGATGTCGCGGTTCTCTGTTGCAGAAATGGCATGTTAGTCACACTGATCTTCTTGTACCCCTCCTTTTTTGCAACATGGGAATCTGCAGTGCGAGGCTGAGACATGTGACGTACTGTTGCCCTCCGACTGGGCGTGTCTGATAAGGATGATAAGTCTTGGTTTCCCCATGATTGtgttctccttctcttctctggGTGAATTGGGTCGTGGAGATAGCTGCAGTTGGTGTTTGAGCAGGATTGGGGAGTGGGCAGGTGTTTCTTGGGCGCTTGGTGGTCTAGTGATAGGCAGTTCGTTTCAAGTTGCCTTGTAGGTAAGGGGAGGGCCTATCAAACAAGGTGGGGATAAAGCGCAAGGGGTTGTCCGACAAAGGGGATCTTCGGGAGTAACAgaagggaaaaggaaaaatgGAAACAGGCAAAGTTTTAATAGCTTTAAGATTCTCAGTTACAGCACAGAGCCTAGCTGCCCAGTCTTTTGCAATATGGATGCTCGATGATATTTCGTATTACCAATGCGGTTCGTCACCAAGTGACCCCTGCCAATTACTCACTATCCCAAGCCCACTGCCCAGTTGTTTTTAGCAGGCTCCAAGTGGAACTGTGGAACGGTGGAACGGTGGACACAAGCAAACTCAGACTTCAAGTTGGGCATGACCCCGCTAGTTTTTCATCTGGAGGTGTCTGGATCTCGTTGGCTGCTTGGTCCATGGAACAGCACCCAAAGCTGTCGTGTCTGCCTCTCCTTGCGCGCGcctgatgatggatggcagTGCCCGTGTCTGCATGGTTTTGCCGTTCTTCAGCTTTGGGCTTTCTTCTATTGTGCAATCCCTCTATCAAAGCAAATGGCACGATTCCACCGTCCCTTCGTGCCACTTCTGGTGTCATCTCCTGAAAGCATAGGGCTGCCGAGTTTTGCTAGCTGATAGCAAAAGAGTACCCGCCGAACCGGTGACCGCCTGATCGCCATCGAATCAGACCGTCTCCCGAAGAGATCTACCCATCTGCCACCCGTGGCTTGCTAACACCAGATGTGTGGTACAGAcgcacccccccccccgcccccggcACTTGACCATTCTGGATGA from Podospora pseudocomata strain CBS 415.72m chromosome 3, whole genome shotgun sequence includes:
- a CDS encoding hypothetical protein (EggNog:ENOG503NYBE; COG:S), which produces MGKPRLIILIRHAQSEGNKNRDIHQTIPDHRVKLTQEGWQQAYEAGRRLKGLLRPDDTLQFFTSPYRRTRETTEGILATLTDNQPEDSNFNRNRIKVYEEPRLREQDFGNFQPCSAEMERMWQERADYGHFFYRIPNGESAADAYDRVSGFNESLWRQFGDDDFPSVCVLVTHGLMSRVFLMKWYHFSVEYFEDLRNVNHCEFLTMRQDMNTGKYILENKLRTWSDLKKQNALEAVAREKEAEAKDKEKAETGKENGKSKDSSKLARTGSVVEIRRRWGGCPNGCNHDKNFKIRQTLADLVKNDHIISNQAVGLAGSENSSGSNSNSNTSGSNVTAVKNGTASPLDAAAALAPPAETNNSASSTSSTTNSNNNTTTSSTFGLTNPSFNGTANSTTLVSRRPAGKKIFWSQSSTTLCADGSPNPSFDISITGPKIDISKARDEVVSSPDGTPSFISVDDRLRGQLKSPSLPPHLSNNNSNSSSNHQTSAHGGAVQQLYVGRDFGGTYSGHNSVASGDDADSSEDERHRHTHHHSHTHDYLKPASHRAVFLTGPGSKRDNSRMGRGMRANRLGDCHSDAGHSSDGEHEADGEHETPDEDEDESGSNADGLELARTLTEKADEALMRAEMEDKSIQGSVY
- a CDS encoding hypothetical protein (COG:S; EggNog:ENOG503P11Q), coding for MERAIPQHPNVDEETIVSTAFSTYLSAAFEDLVKALGLYDRCNQALSRYVQISRQDDTKRVLEAFITHLPVAGRITLIREIEENSANARKLRQLRNFLVDALLKPARNVGLQSLTISPGLAEEFEDDIDTAMINIDPSSRNQQSVLREKCMIRDGCVVTRAVDNNHFYTKLPADQRFRIRDYLECAHILPLLFRNFDISKPLEVSLKPH